From Pseudopipra pipra isolate bDixPip1 chromosome 9, bDixPip1.hap1, whole genome shotgun sequence, a single genomic window includes:
- the CRIP1 gene encoding cysteine-rich protein 1: protein MPKCPRCQKEVYFAEKVTSLGKDWHRPCLRCEKCNKTLTSGGHAEHDGKPYCNHPCYAALFGPKGFGRGGAESHTFK, encoded by the exons ATGCCTAAGTGTCCCCGCTGCCAGAAGGAGGTCTACTTCG CCGAGAAGGTGACTTCTCTGGGGAAGGACTGGCACCGGCCCTGCTTGAGATGTGAGAAGTGTAACAAAACCCTGACGTCTGGAGGTCATGCAGAG cacGATGGCAAGCCGTACTGCAACCACCCCTGCTATGCCGCCTTGTTCGGGCCCAAAG GGTTCGGCCGGGGAGGAGCTGAGAGCCACACGTTCAAGTAA